A part of Terriglobales bacterium genomic DNA contains:
- the sucC gene encoding ADP-forming succinate--CoA ligase subunit beta, whose protein sequence is GGGVKLAKTADEAAGLAGKILGMQLVTHQTGPQGQKVQRLLIEETLPIQRELYLGIVLDRAASKLVFMASASGGMEIEEVAAKDPKAILKETIDPAVGFQPFQARKLAFGLGLKPEQVNPAVQLMTALYRATVETDASLCEINPFITTTDGRVFALDAKMNFDDNALFRHKDIKELRDIAEEDPLEVEASKYSLNYIRLDGNIACMVNGAGLAMATMDIIQYAGGMPANFLDVGGGANAEQVEHAFQILLSDKNVKAVLINIFGGILRVDTLAKGVVEAAKKTKIALPVVLRLEGTNVEQGREILKQSGFNFIVANTMKDAAEKVVAAAR, encoded by the coding sequence AGGTGGAGGCGTGAAGCTGGCCAAGACCGCCGACGAAGCCGCCGGACTTGCAGGCAAGATTCTGGGCATGCAGTTGGTCACGCATCAGACTGGCCCGCAAGGACAGAAGGTTCAGCGCCTGCTCATCGAAGAGACTCTGCCGATTCAGCGCGAGCTTTATTTGGGAATCGTCCTCGATCGCGCCGCATCGAAGCTGGTCTTCATGGCGTCAGCATCCGGCGGCATGGAGATCGAAGAGGTTGCGGCCAAAGATCCGAAAGCGATTTTGAAAGAGACTATTGATCCCGCAGTTGGCTTTCAGCCGTTTCAAGCGCGAAAACTTGCATTTGGGCTTGGATTAAAACCCGAGCAGGTGAATCCAGCGGTGCAGTTAATGACTGCGCTGTATCGCGCAACCGTCGAGACCGATGCTTCGCTCTGCGAAATAAATCCATTCATCACGACGACCGATGGCCGCGTTTTCGCGCTCGACGCCAAGATGAACTTCGACGACAACGCGCTCTTCCGCCACAAAGACATTAAAGAGCTACGCGACATTGCAGAAGAAGATCCGCTGGAAGTCGAAGCGTCGAAGTACAGCCTCAATTACATCCGCCTCGACGGCAACATCGCATGCATGGTGAACGGCGCCGGCCTCGCTATGGCGACGATGGACATCATTCAATATGCAGGCGGCATGCCGGCGAATTTCCTTGACGTCGGCGGCGGTGCGAATGCCGAGCAGGTTGAGCACGCGTTCCAGATTCTGCTTAGCGACAAAAATGTGAAGGCAGTACTGATCAATATCTTCGGCGGCATCCTGCGCGTGGATACGCTGGCAAAAGGCGTAGTCGAAGCGGCGAAGAAAACCAAGATCGCGCTTCCAGTGGTATTGCGCCTCGAAGGCACAAACGTAGAGCAAGGCCGCGAGATTCTGAAGCAATCCGGTTTCAACTTCATTGTCGCGAACACGATGAAAGATGCTGCTGAAAAAGTCGTCGCGGCAGCGAGGTAA